In Pseudomonas coleopterorum, the genomic window TGGTACTTCGTGCCACGCCTGGGCAAGGTCGGCCAGGAGCAGGCCCATGCGCGTTCGTCGATGACCGGACGCATCTCCGATGCCTACACCAACATCGCCACGGTCAAGCTGTTTTCCCATTCCAATCGCGAGGCGCATTTCGCCCGCGCGGCCATGGAAGACTTCAAGAACACCGGCTTTCGCCAGATGCGTCTGGTCAGCCAGTTCGAGATCGTCAACCAGGCGCTGGTGGTCGGTCTGCTCATGGCAGCCGGTGGCTATGCCCTGTGGCTCTGGCACCTGGGCGAGATCGGCACCGGCGCCGTGGCGGCGATCACGGCCATGGCCCTGCGCATCAACGGCATGTCGCACTGGATCATGTGGCAGATGACCTCGCTGTTCGAAAACATCGGCACCCTGCAGGATGGCATGGGCACCCTGACCCGGGGCGCCAAGGTGCAGGACGCGGCCAATGCCGGCGAACTCAGCACCACAGGCGGTGCAGTGACGTTCGACAACGTCAGTTTCAACTACAACGGGGAACGCCAGGTGCTCGACGGTCTGAGCCTGAATATCCGCGCGGGCGAGAAGATCGGCCTGGTAGGGCGTTCGGGGGCGGGCAAGTCGACGCTGATCAACCTGCTGCTGCGCTTCTACGATGTCGACAGCGGCGAGATCCGCATCGATGGGCAGAACATCGCCCACGTGACCCAGGACAGCCTGCGCAGCGCCATCGGCATGGTCACTCAGGACACCTCGCTGCTGCACCGTTCCATTCGCGACAACATCGCCTATGGCCGTCCCGATGCGACCGACGAGCAAGTGCGCAGCGCCGCGGCGAGCGCTCAGGCCGACGAATTCATCAGCCAATTGAGCGACCGTCAGGGCCACAGTGGCTACGACACCCTGGTGGGCGAACGCGGCATCAAGCTCTCCGGTGGCCAGCGCCAGCGCGTGGCGATCGCGCGGGTGATGCTCAAGAATGCGCCCATCCTGTTGCTTGACGAAGCCACCAGCGCGCTGGATTCGGAAGTCGAAGTGGCGATCCAGGAAAGCCTGGACCACATGATGCAGGGCAAGACCGTGATCGCCATCGCGCATCGCCTGTCGACCATCGCGGCCATGGATCGCCTTATCGTCATGGATCAAGGGCGGATTCTGGAGCAGGGCACCCACGCCGAATTGCTGGCCAAAAACGGCATCTATGCCCGGTTGTGGCAGCACCAGAGCGGTGGTTTCCTGGGTGAGGATCAACTGGTGCCCGACGGCGTGAACCAGGGCTGAGTGGCAACGGATGTTCACCGGCCGGTGACCCGCGGCTGGTAATTGCCGGGGGTATGCCTCTAGTCTTGGTGCAAATTCCAAGGCATATCGAGGCTGCCCCATGACTGCTCTGAGCGGAATCCGCGTCATCGAAATCGGAACCCTCATCGCTGCACCGTTCGCTGCGCGCCTGCTCGGCGAGTTCGGTGCCGAGGTGATCAAGATCGAAACCCTGGGGCAGGGCGATCCCCTTCGCAAGTGGCGCAAACTCCACGAAGGCACCTCGTTGTGGTGGTACCTGCAATCGCGCAACAAGAAATCCCTGGCACTGAACCTCAAGTCCGCCGAGGGTATCGAGATCGTCAAGCAACTGGCCGAAGGCGCCGATGTGTTGATCGAGAACCTGCGCCCCGGCGCTTTGGAAAAGTTGGGCCTGGGCTGGGATGTGCTGCACGCGCTCAATCCCAAGCTGACCCTGGTGCGTATTTCCGGCTATGGCCAGTCCGGCCCGTATCGTGACCGCCCGGGTTTCGGCGCGATCGGCGAGGCCATGGGCGGTATTCGCTACACCACCGGGAATCCGGACTCACCACCGGCGCGGGTGGGTGTCAGCCTGGGCGACTCGCTGGCGTCCATGCATGCGGTGATGGGCGCGCTGATGTCGTTGCTGAGGGTCAAGACCGGCCAGGGTGACGGCCAGGTGGTCGATGTGTCGCTGGCCGAAAGCGTCTTCAATGTCATGGAAAGCCTGGTGCCGGAGTACGCCATGCTCGGCCACGTGCGCGAGCGCAGCGGTGGCGCCTTGCCCGGCATCGCGCCGTCCAACACCTACCCGACCGCCGATGGCGGGTATGTCGTGATCGCGGGCAACAGCGATCCCATTTTCAAGCGGCTGATGACCGCCATCGGTCGAGGCGATCTGGGCGACGACCCTGCGTTTGCCCACAACGACGGCCGCGCCGCGCAGAGCGATCTGCTCGATGGTGCCATCAGCGCGTGGAGCACTCAGCGTCCCATCGATGAAGTGCTGCGCGTGCTGGAAGCGGCAGAGGTGCCTGCCGGGCGCATCTACTCGGTCGCCGACATCGTCGCCGACCCGCACTATCAGGCACGGGGCATGATTCTCGACGCGCAACTGCCCGGTGGGGTGGAAACGAAAATGCCCGGCGTGGTGCCCAAACTGTCTGAAACTCCCGGTGTGATCAACTGGCAGGGGCC contains:
- a CDS encoding ABC transporter ATP-binding protein gives rise to the protein MLRAFERRLDPFPPDEVPPPPTGLARFLWACTRGARGYIIAFAVLSAAVSIYEAWLFSFLGQVVDLLTTWQQGGEAAAQESRVLWGMGLVMVGSIALVALRTMVQHQILAINLPLRLRWDFHRLMLRQSLSFFSDEFSGRVTTKVMQTALAVRDVLFTLIEILPGIGVYFIAIIALAGGFAPKLMLPFVAWLILFGLAMWYFVPRLGKVGQEQAHARSSMTGRISDAYTNIATVKLFSHSNREAHFARAAMEDFKNTGFRQMRLVSQFEIVNQALVVGLLMAAGGYALWLWHLGEIGTGAVAAITAMALRINGMSHWIMWQMTSLFENIGTLQDGMGTLTRGAKVQDAANAGELSTTGGAVTFDNVSFNYNGERQVLDGLSLNIRAGEKIGLVGRSGAGKSTLINLLLRFYDVDSGEIRIDGQNIAHVTQDSLRSAIGMVTQDTSLLHRSIRDNIAYGRPDATDEQVRSAAASAQADEFISQLSDRQGHSGYDTLVGERGIKLSGGQRQRVAIARVMLKNAPILLLDEATSALDSEVEVAIQESLDHMMQGKTVIAIAHRLSTIAAMDRLIVMDQGRILEQGTHAELLAKNGIYARLWQHQSGGFLGEDQLVPDGVNQG
- a CDS encoding CaiB/BaiF CoA transferase family protein, producing the protein MTALSGIRVIEIGTLIAAPFAARLLGEFGAEVIKIETLGQGDPLRKWRKLHEGTSLWWYLQSRNKKSLALNLKSAEGIEIVKQLAEGADVLIENLRPGALEKLGLGWDVLHALNPKLTLVRISGYGQSGPYRDRPGFGAIGEAMGGIRYTTGNPDSPPARVGVSLGDSLASMHAVMGALMSLLRVKTGQGDGQVVDVSLAESVFNVMESLVPEYAMLGHVRERSGGALPGIAPSNTYPTADGGYVVIAGNSDPIFKRLMTAIGRGDLGDDPAFAHNDGRAAQSDLLDGAISAWSTQRPIDEVLRVLEAAEVPAGRIYSVADIVADPHYQARGMILDAQLPGGVETKMPGVVPKLSETPGVINWQGPSLGQHTRDVLTEMGLSESAIQRLKDEGIVQ